From Palaemon carinicauda isolate YSFRI2023 unplaced genomic scaffold, ASM3689809v2 scaffold358, whole genome shotgun sequence:
tatatatatatatatatatatatatatatatatatatatatgatagcataACCTAGGGTGATTAGGTCTATATCATCCTAGTTTAAGGTACTCTACAATTAGTGAATTTATTTTCATTGCATCATGTTCTGACAATTTTGATTGTGTTTTTTGTATAACATGGCTCAGAAAAAGTAAGGTGAGGCTGAAACAGTAGATGAATATGATAATCTCTTGTCTGCCATGGATAACCATAGTAGTCAAATGCAACAAATGTGTGAACAACTTATCGACATAAAGAGGGACATATCTAGTTCATCAAATGTTTTACCTGTCACTTCCACCCCATTCAATTCTAACAGAGCTAACACATCTGACATTAACCAATTTGTTACAGTAGATAGAGCGGACATAACACAAACATCAGTATTGACACATAATTTGCCAACTAGTACACAGCCAGTAGGGCCTAATGATCCAGTTGAGGGTAGTAACACCATTAATAACCCAGTTATTCGGGTAGGTAATGTGCATGACCCTGTTTATAATCAGTCTAAGGGATTTTGCTTAAAACCcaaggatattttgatgttgaaattgtcagatttgcaaggtattgGAATTGATAATAGactggcaaagtttttttttttttttttttttttttgtcaagtagaGTTCTGTGTTTTTGCAGACATGGATAGGATCCAAGTAGCACTTACCAGATTGGATCAAGAAATTGCAACGCTAATAACGGCTGAAATGGCCAAAAGGGGAAATAGCATATCTTTGAGTCAAATTAAAGACTTTCTGAATAACCAATTTGCTTGTTCAGTTAATATTACACAGTCTTGGCAGGAAAAATAGAAATGGAACGGAACAGTGTAGATGAAGCCCCCAGAACATTTGTTAAtagaatgaaatgtaaattatctgcCTTTGCATTGAAGTTCCCTAAGGATACACTGCCAAAAGCTGACAATCTTGTGAAAAGAAAGTTGTATAGTGGACTTGAAGGTAGATCCCAAGAACGACTCATAGATTTCCTTGATGGTGGGATACCTTTGGAAAGATTCATTGAACTAGTTGAGTATGAGTATCATTTAGCTATGATAAGTGGAACCGTTACCTGATGTAGAGTTTTACCTGTTAATAATTCCAATTCCCTTCCAACACCTGCAGTAAATAGTAGTGCACAAACCACATTAAAATTGGAGGATCTGGAGAAGCAGGTTAATGAGTTGTCCAACCAATTAAAGAGATTAGGTAAGAAAAAGGGAAATAATCAATACTGTGCTTACTGTAAGGTTAGAGATCCCAAGCTTTCTGAATGTCCACATAATCTTCCGAGAGGTGTTTGTTTTGATTGCCACAGACCTGGCTGTAAAAGAGGTTCAGCACAGTGCCCAGGTCCTGTCCGAAATGAGTGACTAACGGCCAGTCACAGCTCTCCTTCAATCAATTTGATAATAAATCATGTAATGTGCCCTTTCTTAATTGGTACTGGTAGTGAAGTATTTGTAGCACAGAAGAGGCTTATAGAAAGTTTAGGTTCTTGGGAACTCAAAAAATAAACTTCACAAGTCTGGGAATAATATTAcccatcttaacttacggttggtggcacaattcTAACCACATGCAAGCATAGTATAAAacagtttcaatactggcaaaattattgtatatttatttgataCATTCAAAAGGTtaaccacaatagacaatatcaGGTGTTAATAAAACACCAATTATAACtaagacaagtgcataccttttacaagggagaaagtaataatttcacataataataataagggggagcaacaccgtttcccctctacactggtcgctGTCGGCTCGAAGAGTGCGCTCTGCGCTTACCTAGCACAGCTACGCCCGAGGATcacaatcacaaactctcgaccacagacacaactcctcctttgttacgcctctctacacctctgcgtatgcacactcgatcctacaccatctcaactacgtcgggctaacataacattttgatgagatgaaaactaaTTCGTTTATTATGTCTAATAATCGTAAATGGAATtactaacataacattttgatgagatgaaaactaattcgtttattaagtctaataatcgtaaatggaattaccattcagttaaatgaagcatttctctcATTACATCATTTTACCCTTACagaaattggttttcatttatcaagaaCTATCAACTAACTGCAAAATCTACGGTAGAAAACAGATCTAACAACAAGTTTTATAAGCTATGAATAGTAGCCATCTCTCAGCTGGATATAGGCCACAACATTTAATCTTCAAAGTCTGCTGACAGGAATACAGAGCAAGTTGTGGGCCGCCACCCTTAAGGTGCGTTTCTACCTAACCATCCTAATAACCTCACCAGGATAAAACATCTATGTAAGAGTGATCTTAAATTCAATTAAGGGTATAATCTCTTAGgattatttttcttacaaacaATCTCTTtgtaagatacgccataacgtatttccaagaaatcttttgtgttctttgttaaccatgaggattaatttagtttcccttattacgttgtccaggaccaactctaagcgCCGAAAACATAAACTTATATGTGCATAGCGatggtctagctccatgattggtcggctcagaggggcattCTTAGATGACAGATTGTAACCTGACTATCAAGAAGTGAATCTTTCTCAGACGTTGACGCCGAGCTGGGAACATCGTCATCATGTCGGAGAGATCATTAAAATCAAGAACGTCCTCCAAGAGTGACACAGGCGAGGTCCGCCGAAAGCTATTAGAAGCGCAAGCTAACTTTGCCAAGGTTCAACTGAAGGCACGCTTAGAAGTGGAAGAACGTGCAGCCAAGAAGAAAGCTGAAGCTGATGAACTCGCTGCTCAGAGAGATGACGAGGATCGGGCCGCTAGAGGGCTAGCGGACGCTGCATTCCTGGAGGCCGACCTCGAGGTTCAGAGACAGCAATTTGAATACGAAATTAGATCGGAGGCAGGAGAGTCGCAATGTGGTTCGGAAGTGTCTTCACATGCCGGAAGCGTGAGAGTTCCCAGTGTAAAGGTCGTAGAGACTGAACATGAGTCGAGGATCAATCAATGGAGGCTAAGTGTCGCCCACCACCACGAGAATGACCCAAGTGCTATGCGGACGTTGGACTCTGTAGAACATACAAGAGGACGAGAATGCCATTCTACACCCATGGAAGTCCACTCACGGCCATTGGATCCCACCTCAATTCCTTTCGCACCACGACATGCCACGTTTGAACCCTCTGTCACTGACCCCTTGACCAACAACTCTCAAGTGCTTAAGGCACTCGAATGCACTCTTGCTAGTAGCAATGAGAAGACGCGGTCAACGCTGTTACCACCTACTAAACTTGAGCGCTTTGGAGGTGACTTTACCAAATTTAATTGGGTCAAGATGTCCTTTAAATGGCACATTGAGAACAATACCTTGGACCCTGAGCGCAGGCTGAACCACTTATATCATATCCTAGATGGGCCTCCGAGAAACCTGGTTGAGCACTGCTTGCACCTGTCACCGACAATTGGGTACGATGAAGCTTGGAAGCAGCTGAGTGAATTCTACAGCAGAGAAGTCGATGTTACCGAAGCTTTTATTCGTCAGCTTCTCGAATGGAAGGAAATCCCAGAAGGTGATAGCGAAGGTTTAATGAACTACGCTTCTTACCTAAAGAAGGTGAAGGCAGCTCTGGGTGCAAATTACACTAGAATTGAGCTGcaagaaactataagaaagatagtGGAAAAGCTCCCTCACCCTCTTCGGGTAAGATGGGTCTCCAAGTACCTGGAACACGAACACAAGCTTCCAGCCCTGATCACCTTTGTGGAGAGACAGGCACTGGTTGCTAAAGAACTGAAGTACTACGAGTGCGACCGTCGTCCATCCAAGGGCAAACCTGAGGACACGAGCAAGCCGATTAAAGCTAAAGCCTTGCCTGTTCACCACAGCTCTCCTTCCGACAATGGGATATATTGTGTATACTGCAAGAAAAATAAGCACGGAATTCAATCGTGCCACCGATTCCAAAGCCTTAATTTGGATGACCGCTGGAATGCTGTGGTGGATGCCAAACTCTGCTTCAGATGCCTAAATGTCGCGCACAATCACGAAGCCTGTGAAGAAGAATCTACGTGTGGCAAGTGCGTCTTGGGGACGCATCACACGCTCTTGCACTATGTGAAGAAAACCCCTCCAAGGGACAGTGTAAACTCCAAGAGAGCTACTGTGTCCAAGACATCTGACAAACCTAAAGCAAAGGCCGGGACGACTAGCAATGCACCACCTGATAGAACTAACACCGAAACCGCTCCAGAGGCTGGGACTCCTGCGACGACGGGGCACATACACGTCATGTCCACTGACCGACTACCGGATGGTTGTACAATGTTGAAGCTTATCCTAGTCATGGTGAACAGAATGTGCACTACAGTCGGCTTCATAGTTGGAGGAGCCGCAACCACGTTAGCCGTAAGGTGCCTAATAGACCGGCTAGGTGTAACGGGAAGGCCTTGCAACCAGACCATGGTGACAGAGGCCGGTACGTTCGCCTGCAAGGAAGTGGTCCAACTCACCCTTGATAACATCAATGGAGGTGACAAAATTAATGTGTTGACGGACTACATAATGCCTTCAGACCGGCTGAAGAGATGGCCACACATGGCAGACGTAGATCTGCAAAGTATGCCAACTGACCACGAACAGGTCGAGCTCGTGATCGGGTTAGACACGACCCTGAATCGATTCATTCTGGAGTAACGCCACGGCACTACCAATGAGCCATCCGCCTACCTAACCAAGCTTGGTTGGGTGGCTTTCGGTCCTACTGGAGACCGGTCTGCATCGAAGGTCTCACCCGTGCATCATGTTCATAAAAAATTTGACCCTCAAGACTTGCCAGAGCTACTGCAGAGTCCTTTTAATAGAGATTTCTTCAAAAAGGAATCCCTCTTCAGATTGGAAGATTTCCTAGAGGATAAGAGATTCTTGGCCGCCTTGAATAACACGACACAGCATCGACATGGAAAGTACGTGGCCAAGCTGCCATTCAAGGACTTTACTCCTCTACCTGATAATATGAATATGGCAATTCGACGAGCCCGAAGCTTGAAAAGAGGACTAGACAACGACGAAGCTTACAAAACATCCTACGTAGGTCAGATGGAGAAATATACTGATAAGGGCTACACAGAAAGGGTTCCTGTAAGTCAGCTAGACAGGAAGGACGGGCGCGTATGGCTCATGCCGCACCACTCTGTCAGGCATCCTGTCAAACAGAAAAACCTAGTGATTTTCGATCTGAAGGCAAGGCACCGAGGAACATCTCTCAACGAACATCTGATGCAAGGCCCCGACCTCACCAATAGCCTGACGGGTGTTCTCCTGTGTTTTAGAGAGGGTCAACATGCCATCACACCAGACGTGCAGGAGATGTTCCATCAGGTGAAGGTACCTGAAGAGGACAGAGACTGCCTGAGGTACCTCTGATGGCCAGAAGGTGTCACCAGCAAAGAACTGCAAGTCTTCAGAATGACGTCCCACGTTTTTGGCGCAAGATCATCGCCGAGCGTCGTTAACTTCTGCTTACGCAAAACGGCCCTGGACTTCGGAAGCAAGTATAACGAAAAAGCTTCTAACTCTATACGTCGCAACTTCTACGTCGACAACCTCCTCAAGGCGatggatgatgaggaagaatccATTAAACTGACCAGAGATCTGATCAATCTGTGCGGGGATGGAGGTTTCCGTCTTAACCAATGGACCTCCAGCAGCAAGCGAATTCTAGCTGCAATCCCTGAAGAAGAACGAGACAACTCTGCGGCTGTCATAGACTTGGATAAGGATGAGCTGCCAACTGAACGAGCCCTGGGGATCCATTGGAATATGAGCACAGACGTGTTCACGTTCAGAATCGTCCTTAAAGACAAGCCTTTCAACCGACGTGGTGTGCTCTCTGTTGTTGCATCGATCTACGACCCCTTGGGCTACTTATCACCCGTCACTTTGATCGCGAAGATCCTGTTGCAAGAAATGTGCCGAAGGAAGCTCTCGTGGGATGAGGAGATGTCTGCTGATGAACTTGTTCGATGGAAGACCTGGCTCGCGCAGTTGCCACAACTGGAAGAGTTCCAACTGCGAAGGTCCTTCATACCACCAGACTTCGGAGATGTTGACACCCTTCAGCTGCACCACTTTGCAGATGCAAGTCAGACAGGCTATGGTGTAGTCTCTTACTTGCGTGTAGTTGGTGTCAACGGAAAGATTCATTGCACTCTCGTCATAGGACGGGCGAGAGTCGCCCCTCTGAAAGGGACCACCATCCCTCGTCTTGAGCTGACGGCGGCTGCTATCGCTGCACAGATGGACTCTAAGCTGAAGACTGAGCTCGATCTGAAACTGGCCCCGTCAGTCTTCTGGACTGATAGCACCTTAGTGCTGAAATATCTCAGAAATCTGACTGCGAGGTTTCAGACCTTCGTGGACAATAGGGTCAATCTAATTAGGGATACATCCGACATTATGGCGTGGAGATGCATCAATACTACCGCAAACCCAGCAGACCTCGCATTACGTGGCCTCTCCGTCGCTGACTTCCTCCAATCATCTTTGTGGTTTTCAGGACTAAATTTCCTCAAGATGGACGAAACGCACTGGCCAGCCATGCCCGAAGACGTTGTCAGAGGAGAGCTTGATCCAGACACCGAAGTGGAGACTTCTCCCGTCTTCGATATAAGGAAGAAAGAACCAACGTTCATTGAATCAATAGGGACAAGATTCTCCTCCTGGTTGAAGTTTCTCAGGACCGTCGCGTGGATGACAAGATTTATCGGCCACATGCAGAAGGCTCGCCCATACAGCGGCGACTCACTCTCGAGTGCGGATCTGCGTACCATGGAGAATTTGATCTGGAGACTGACCCAAAGGCAAGAGTATGAAGAAGAGTTAAGCACCCTCTCGAAGAAGGGAAGATCGCTGAAGAGGTCTAGTAAATTAATCAAGCTGAGACCATTTCTCGAGGATGGATTGCTCCACGTTGGTGGTCGATTGCAGAAATCAACACTGGCAGATACGGCCAAGCATCCGATTATCCTACCCAGCAGTTCTCTGGCGGTCAAGCTTATGGGGAGAGCCACGCACAAGTACTGCGGCTATTATGGCCAGAACCACCCGATGACCAAGTTGAGGACAAACTACTGGATCGTCCGCTGAAATGTGATAGTCAAGACTGTCATTCGAGAATGCTTGGTCTGTTGCAGACTAAGTCGTCGTCCTGCAGTTCAGGTGATGGCTGAACTGCCATCCAATCAGCTTTGTCCAGATGAACACCCCTTTACTAACACCGGGTCGGACTGCTTCAGACCGTTCTTAGTGAAGCATGAAAGGTCCACAGTGAAGCGTTGGGCCGCTATTTTTACGTGCCTTACCTCGCGAGCAGTCCAGCTGGAAGTGATCGATACAATGGAACAAGACTCCTTCGTCAATGGCATCAGGCATTTCTTCGCTCGCAGGGAGCCCATCAAGAGAATGTGGTCCAACAACGGGACCAACATTGTGGCCATGGAACGAGAGCTAAGAGAAGCTCTCCAGCGCTTCAACGAAGTAGAAATCAGAGACACACTCTCGATCCGAGGCATAGAGTGGGACTTTCATCCACCACATACCTCACACTTCGACGCATAATTATCTCAAATTTCCTCAATTAATCTAGAGGGAGGAACAATATTGCAAGCACCTTTGGTTTGTACTCTTTCGTTTACATTCGGATTGATAATTTTCATTTCCTGCATTTTTACTAACCACTGTTCTTGTCCTACAAAAGGTTTTACTTTGTCAGCAGCACGTTCAATAATGGTGTGGTCAAACAAGTTTTTCAACTCATATTTAGCACCATCCCTAAACACTTTAGTTACTACATAAAGACCAGACCATCTTGGGTTTAGTTTCTTACTTGTGCTGGgaattacattttcatttttaacccatacaagacagttttcatccactttcttattcttcctcttttgattggcTAATTATTTCATGTGCTTTTGCAATAGCAATCTCTTCTACACCATCATCTTTTGCGTAGGGGTGCTGCGAGAGAAAAATACATAGTAAGTCTGTTCACCAAGAGTGGTATATACAGCAGAAATGAGCACACGCTGTGTTTCACCTAGGTGTCCTTTGCACATCACGTTTAGGACTGTCTTTATAGTTCTCTGCATCCTTTTACTAACACTGCTTCCTTGTAGATGATATGGGGTAATATAACCTGCATTGATCTTATGTTCGCGACATAATTCTCTAAATT
This genomic window contains:
- the LOC137636689 gene encoding uncharacterized protein, coding for MSERSLKSRTSSKSDTGEVRRKLLEAQANFAKVQLKARLEVEERAAKKKAEADELAAQRDDEDRAARGLADAAFLEADLEVQRQQFEYEIRSEAGESQCGSEVSSHAGSVRVPSVKVVETEHESRINQWRLSVAHHHENDPSAMRTLDSVEHTRGRECHSTPMEVHSRPLDPTSIPFAPRHATFEPSVTDPLTNNSQVLKALECTLASSNEKTRSTLLPPTKLERFGGDFTKFNWVKMSFKWHIENNTLDPERRLNHLYHILDGPPRNLVEHCLHLSPTIGYDEAWKQLSEFYSREVDVTEAFIRQLLEWKEIPEGDSEGLMNYASYLKKVKAALGANYTRIELQETIRKIVEKLPHPLRVRWVSKYLEHEHKLPALITFVERQALVAKELKYYECDRRPSKGKPEDTSKPIKAKALPVHHSSPSDNGIYCVYCKKNKHGIQSCHRFQSLNLDDRWNAVVDAKLCFRCLNVAHNHEACEEESTCGKCVLGTHHTLLHYVKKTPPRDSVNSKRATVSKTSDKPKAKAGTTSNAPPDRTNTETAPEAGTPATTGHIHVMSTDRLPDGCTMLKLILVMVNRMCTTVGFIVGGAATTLAVRCLIDRLGVTGRPCNQTMVTEAGTFACKEVVQLTLDNINGGDKINVLTDYIMPSDRLKRWPHMADVDLQSMPTDHEQVELVIGLEDFLEDKRFLAALNNTTQHRHGKYVAKLPFKDFTPLPDNMNMAIRRARSLKRGLDNDEAYKTSYVGQMEKYTDKGYTERVPVSQLDRKDGRVWLMPHHSVRHPVKQKNLVIFDLKARHRGTSLNEHLMQGPDLTNSLTGVLLCFREGQHAITPDVQEMFHQVKVPEEDRDCLRYL
- the LOC137636690 gene encoding uncharacterized protein, with the protein product MTSHVFGARSSPSVVNFCLRKTALDFGSKYNEKASNSIRRNFYVDNLLKAMDDEEESIKLTRDLINLCGDGGFRLNQWTSSSKRILAAIPEEERDNSAAVIDLDKDELPTERALGIHWNMSTDVFTFRIVLKDKPFNRRGVLSVVASIYDPLGYLSPVTLIAKILLQEMCRRKLSWDEEMSADELVRWKTWLAQLPQLEEFQLRRSFIPPDFGDVDTLQLHHFADASQTGYGVVSYLRVVGVNGKIHCTLVIGRARVAPLKGTTIPRLELTAAAIAAQMDSKLKTELDLKLAPSVFWTDSTLVLKYLRNLTARFQTFVDNRVNLIRDTSDIMAWRCINTTANPADLALRGLSVADFLQSSLWFSGLNFLKMDETHWPAMPEDVVRGELDPDTEVETSPVFDIRKKEPTFIESIGTRFSSWLKFLRTVAWMTRFIGHMQKARPYSGDSLSSADLRTMENLIWRLTQRQEYEEELSTLSKKGRSLKRSSKLIKLRPFLEDGLLHVGGRLQKSTLADTAKHPIILPSSSLAVKLMGRATHKYCGYYGQNHPMTKLRTNYWIVR